ATCCACCAGCGCGACTTTAATGTTCCCTTTTTTCTTGAGAATGTCCTTTTGTATGCCGATATCAAAGGCGCCTGCAGATAAGTTCTTCCACGTACCATCAATTTTGGGTGAAGCATACCACCCATTAATTTCCGCCCTGATAGTTTCGCTTATACGGAATGATTGCTGGAGATTGGTCTGAAAGAAGGCTCCATATTGCCGTACCTGGTTGTTTTCGCGGAAGCTTGCGTGGTAGCTGATATAGCCGCCTGAGATGTTACAGGTTAAAGTCCAGAAGGGGAGGATGTCAAATGAACCGTTAATATTGAGGTTGACAGCCTGTTGTTTGGGTAGATTGATGTGCGTGAGGAATGCTTTGTTTCGTTGTACCGTATCCATAAATTCAATGATCAGATTACTGGTTGTAGTATATCCCAGTCCTACGCTCAGATGTTGGTTAAGAATATAGCCCAGTTCAATATTGTTGACATATTGTGGCTTAAGAAAGGGATTGCCTCTTTCAGAAATGAGTTCATCAACTTTTTCTTCGAAAGGGTTCATGTTATGATAGGCCGGTCGGTCAATGCGGCGGTTATAGGCCAGCGTTAAAATATTCTCATCTGTAACATTGTAGGTGAATGTGAAATTGGGAAATAATTGAAAATAGTTGTAGGTATTGGCGTTGTTTTCCCGGTGTGCTGTGCTGGCGTAGTCCAGTTCCGTGTTGGTAAGTTCTCCGCGTATGCCTGCAATAACATTTACCTTTTTGCCGATGTTGAAATTATAATTGATGTAACCGGCGTATATAGACTCGTTGTATTTCACATTCGTTGACGAGGAATCTGTTTTCTGACCGGCCATTTGATTGGTAGTGTGAAATGCGCTGTTACTTTTTACCATGTTCCATTGTGCCCCGCCCTCCAGTTTTCCGTTTTTCATATTGCCGCTATAATCAATTTTAGCGCTGTAAATATCAACCGTCATCGGGGCATCGCTTTTGAAGAAATACGAGGCTAATGGCTGGTTGTTATTGGTGACGTATTTGTTTGTAAGTTGACTGTTGCTGCTCGCGTTATACTTCCCATAGCTAATGTCTCCTGAAATGTTATGACCATCTGAAATTCTCTGGGTGATATTTAGGTTGTAAAGAAAATTTTTCCGGTTGTATGTCTGGTCGCTTGCTGACAGCAGTAAGCTGTCTGGTGTATTGTGACCGCCTGATCCGATATCCGTTTCACTGAGGAGGTTATACCGCCCGTTACCCAGGTTTCCCTGGAATGCAGTTCCTAGGTTGGTTTTGGGGGTTATCTGATAATTCAGCGATGCCTGGATATTCTGATATGTTTTTTTGTCTGTGCCATCGGCTTGCTGTTGGAAGGATTGGTTCGCCTGGTATCTGTCGAACTTTTGACGATCGAAATACTTTCCGCTGTTTATATTGTAGCTGCCTGAAAACTGAAGCTTGTTTTTTGCGAAGCTGACGGCTGCAGATTGATTGCTTTTGGGTGTTTGCCCAATGTTGACACCTGTGGTTAGCGCAGCATTCCATCCTTCTTTTTTTCCTCTTTTTAAGGTGATGTTAATGATACCTGCCCCACCAGCCGCGTCGTATTTAGCGCTAGGGTTTTTGATGACGTCTATGGATTCAATATTGTCGCTGTTCATCCCTCTTAACAGTGTGGTAAGTTCCTGCTCTGAGAGATTGATCAATTTGTTGTTAATATAGATTTTTGCTTTTCCTTTCCCGTTGATGGACACCGCATCGTCCTTTCCTACAGAAACGCCTGGTGTGCGCTGAAGCAGCTCAATGATGTTCATACCCGTAGCGGTCGGGCTTTTGCTGACATTAAAGGTGATACGGTCTGGCTTTATTTCAATAACGCTGGGATCCGATGTTACACTTACTTCATTAAGTTGTTGTGCTTTGGGAATAAGCACAATGTTTATTTTTTGATGGATGTTTCTATAGAGTTGAATGGTGTCAGATATGTATGTCCCATATCCAAAGAAGGTAGCTTGCAGCAGATACCTTCCGTCTTTCAGATGTTGGAAAGTGAAGTTGCCTGTTGTGTCGCTGATACCATTATTGAGACTGTGCTCCTGGATATTGGTCAGTATGATGCTGGCGCCTGGAATGGGCTGCTGTGAAGGGTCTGATACTTTTCCACTGATCTTGTTTTCAAGGGTCTGTGAGAAGGATATATATGGGATAAGGAATATTAAACTTGATACTAAAGATGTTTTCATATCGTGAAATATAATTTTTGCGGGTTACAGAAACAGATTAAAAGTAAAGAATAATTCTGTTTAATAATTGTTTTTATCTAGGTTGAAAAAACCGCAACAAAAATCGTTGTTTATTTTTTTTCTTCGATTGTTTTAGTATATCTTTGAAAGGTGATCAAAAAGTAACCGAAGAAGAAGTAAGTTTGCCAGCTCTGTAAGTGTTCCCTTAATTTTTAAATTCTTAGACCCTTTTTATAATTGTTTTGTTAGTTCACAGGAAATAGCGACGCTGTTTCTGTACCCGTTTTCTTTCCTTTTCTTGTCCATCTGATTTGTTCCAACACATGGAAAAGAACGCTTTTTGTTAACTGTACACAATCGTACGGGCATGGACATTGTGTGCCTGGTTGGTTTGTTTGTAAAAGCATTTATATATGGTATTGACAGATGCAGAAATCTATAAGAGGATATCTGAAGAATCCCTCATTGTTAAGCTGAATGAAATTATTGCCTGTATTGAAAAGGATCCCTATTTGATCTTCGCTGGCGGCGCGTTTGGGCTATCGGAGAATAGCGCGCCTTGTGTGGCTGAATGCGAAACAGATATCCGGAAAATAATGTCGTTATGCCAGGACGACCGGATGGGGATGTATACTGTTTTCTTAATGGTTTATCTGTTGGTGCTTCGGCAGTCATTTGCAAATAAATCATTAATAGTAGGTGGATTTGTAAGGTCCGATAATGTGAAAGATGCGGCGCCGGAGAGGTTTTTTCACATTTATGATGATGCAGAAGATATTCAGATTTCAGTGCTGCTGAAGAGGCTTCTGGAAGATGTGGAGGAAGGGATGCATTATGCAGGGACAGCACTTGCTTCGGTGTTACCGAAATGCGATCGTCCTGATTTCGATGTTGAATCAATTCCGTTTAACATATTGTTGGATGTACCTGAAGAACAGCCGAGTAGAGAAAAAATCCAGCTGCGTATAGTCACGGACCCGCAGAGTCCCGGTAGCGCTAAGTTGATTTTTAGCGGCGGTTTCGCTGATCAGCGTATGTCTGCAGTTTATCTGGAGAGGATCCGATGTGGACTTGATTTTATAACTGACCTGCTGTACGCCCAGTCGGATGCGCCGGTCAGCGAGGTAGATTTGATGGGGACCACGGACAAGTCTCTAATTTCCCGATATCTTTATGAGAATAAGAGTGAGATTACGTTTGACTGGCTCGAAAGATTTGAAGCTATTGCAGCAACTGAGCAGGGAGAGCGCCCGGCCTTAGTAGGAGATGAGGGCTCTGTTTCATACAGGATGCTGAACCAGCGGGCAGAAAACCTGGCGGCCTTCCTTCAATCTTGCTATGGCATTTCTGAGGGCTCGCGGGTTGCTATTTTGCTGCCTAATAGTGCATTGGTAGTCACCTTGTTTGTGGCACTGCTAAAACTACGGGCGGTGTATGTTCCTGTAGATGCAAAATCCCCTGATCAGAGAATTGCATTTATACTGCGGGATTGTAAACCGGCATTGGTTTTATGTGCATCACAACCCGAAGTATTGCCTGGGGAATTTGCGGTGGTACGGGATGTGAAATTGGAGGAAGCGATGCTGACGGATGGATCAATCGAAGTGTCTGCGCGACGCCTGGACGATGATGCTTATATTATTTACACTTCCGGATCTACCGGTCATCCCAAGGGTGTTTTGTTAACCAGAGGTGGTCTTTCCAATCTCGGACAGGAGCTTAGCCACCAGTTGGAGATGTGCCCGGGAGACGTTGTGCTGCAGTTTTCTTCTGTATCGTTTGACGCTTCCATCCTTGAGTTCTCTGCAGCATTGCAAAGCGGCGCCGCTCTGGCAGTTCCGGACCGGTCGATGATATTGAATCCGAAGTTGTTGTTATCATTTCTGGAAAGGCACCATGTTTCGGTAGCGCTTTTTACTCCGGCGTATCTGTCTTTATTGAATGCACAGGATCTGGCTTTCATGCGTTGTGTTATTTCAGGGGGCGAGGCAGCGGATTCTAAATTCGCACATGAACTTTGTCGTGTAACACGTTTTTTTAATGCATATGGTCCTACCGAATGCTCGGTATGTATCACTATGCATGAACTAAAGCCCAATGATAGTGTTAAGAGCAGGATTCCGGTTGGTACTCCTCTAAAGAATGTTCAGCTTGCTTTGTTGGATGTTAACAACAGGCCTGTTCCTATTGGCGTGCCAGGAGAGTTATATGTGAGGGGAATCAGTGTTGCTCGGCAGTATCTTAACCAGCCGGAGCTGACGGCTGCCAAATTCGTCTCAAGAGATATTGGAGGCAGTAGCTTCTTTTTCCATACAGGAGATGTATTTCAATGGCTCCCTGACGGAACGCTGGATTTTCTCGGGAGAAGTGACGATCAGGTAAAGCGGCGTGGTTTTAGAATAGAGACCGGTGAAATAAGCGGATGCGCTTTACAGCTCGACGGAGTAGGACAAGCTTGTTGTCACTTGTACTGCGCTGCAGGAGCAGACCGGCTGGTATTGTTTTTCGTGTCTAAAACTGGTACAGAGCCAGCTGTTGTACTCCGCCATCTGCAGACATTTCTGCCTGACTTTATGATTCCTGATGAAATTATAAGGGTCGGCGAAGTTCCCTTAACCATACAAGGAAAAATCGACTACAGGAAGTTACAATCCTATATTCCGGAAGTAGAATATCAGTGCCATGAAACCGTGTTGATGTCTGATACGGAAAAACGGATGTTCGAAATTTTCCGCACCATATTGGGACCGGTTAGGCCGGACCCGGAATTAAATTTTCTGGAACAAGGAGGGAACTCCCTTAGCGTAATGGTTTTGATCAACGCCATTTATAAAGACTTCGGCGCTACAGTGGCATTCGGGGAGATTTACAAAGGAGGAAGTATACGAGAACTTGCAAGGAAGGTAGAGACGGGGAAACATGGCAATGCAATAAGACCGGTTTCCCGCAGGGATACCTATGCGCTTTCGCCCTCGCAGCTCAGAATCTGGTTGGCAAGTAACATGAAGAAAGGAATGCCGTCAAATAATATCGTTAATTGTCTGAAGCTGAAAGGCGCACTCAATATTGATGCACTGAATAGGGCTTTCTGGGAGACCATCGGATATTATGAAATCCTTCGAACTACCTATAATTTATTAGAAGGCATACCAGTACAAAAGATTCATGAGTTGAAGGAAGAATGGTCCCTGGACTATTTGAATCCCACTGGTATGGGTATGGATGATGCTGATTTGCTTGCACGTGTGCAGCTGGAATATGATACCGTTTTTAATCTGGAAGAAGACTTCCCGATAAGGGTAAAGGTAATGAGAACAACGGATGACGCTTTTGTGCTTTGCCTTACGCTGCATCATATAGCAACCGACGGATGGTCTATGTACCTGTTGATTGATATGGTGATTTTCTGCTATAATTCATATGTTGCAGGAAAAGCTGCAAATCTGCCGGCGTTGGAAATACAGTATAAGGATTTCGCTGTATGGAGAAATGACCTTCTGCAGCAGGGCTACTTTAATGAGATGAGGGAATACTGGACGGGAAAATTCAGACGGCCGCTGCTACCCCTCAATATTCTTCAGGTGGAGAAAGGCAACGGCAGCAGAACAGGATCCAGTAAAAGAATCGGTTTCTGCATTTCT
This sequence is a window from Chitinophaga varians. Protein-coding genes within it:
- a CDS encoding non-ribosomal peptide synthetase; the encoded protein is MVLTDAEIYKRISEESLIVKLNEIIACIEKDPYLIFAGGAFGLSENSAPCVAECETDIRKIMSLCQDDRMGMYTVFLMVYLLVLRQSFANKSLIVGGFVRSDNVKDAAPERFFHIYDDAEDIQISVLLKRLLEDVEEGMHYAGTALASVLPKCDRPDFDVESIPFNILLDVPEEQPSREKIQLRIVTDPQSPGSAKLIFSGGFADQRMSAVYLERIRCGLDFITDLLYAQSDAPVSEVDLMGTTDKSLISRYLYENKSEITFDWLERFEAIAATEQGERPALVGDEGSVSYRMLNQRAENLAAFLQSCYGISEGSRVAILLPNSALVVTLFVALLKLRAVYVPVDAKSPDQRIAFILRDCKPALVLCASQPEVLPGEFAVVRDVKLEEAMLTDGSIEVSARRLDDDAYIIYTSGSTGHPKGVLLTRGGLSNLGQELSHQLEMCPGDVVLQFSSVSFDASILEFSAALQSGAALAVPDRSMILNPKLLLSFLERHHVSVALFTPAYLSLLNAQDLAFMRCVISGGEAADSKFAHELCRVTRFFNAYGPTECSVCITMHELKPNDSVKSRIPVGTPLKNVQLALLDVNNRPVPIGVPGELYVRGISVARQYLNQPELTAAKFVSRDIGGSSFFFHTGDVFQWLPDGTLDFLGRSDDQVKRRGFRIETGEISGCALQLDGVGQACCHLYCAAGADRLVLFFVSKTGTEPAVVLRHLQTFLPDFMIPDEIIRVGEVPLTIQGKIDYRKLQSYIPEVEYQCHETVLMSDTEKRMFEIFRTILGPVRPDPELNFLEQGGNSLSVMVLINAIYKDFGATVAFGEIYKGGSIRELARKVETGKHGNAIRPVSRRDTYALSPSQLRIWLASNMKKGMPSNNIVNCLKLKGALNIDALNRAFWETIGYYEILRTTYNLLEGIPVQKIHELKEEWSLDYLNPTGMGMDDADLLARVQLEYDTVFNLEEDFPIRVKVMRTTDDAFVLCLTLHHIATDGWSMYLLIDMVIFCYNSYVAGKAANLPALEIQYKDFAVWRNDLLQQGYFNEMREYWTGKFRRPLLPLNILQVEKGNGSRTGSSKRIGFCISDELLQGIDAACERWGLSRYMFFLAGVSVLIFKRSASPDIIIASPEAGRVHADLYRQMGVFINTMILRINIPGSGGVDELFSHVREEVLASLTHREYPFEMLVNDLRLAGVSVSDLSKVVVTYQNIPAQGFNVGDFHGLTAEVLPLPLTMTAKADLMFTFQEMNGSMEAWLEYGCDVFSGEDAVLITDELINVFHQLINSVSFKANTPGALRHIDDELEEQEFLKGMHNLKKISQ
- a CDS encoding TonB-dependent receptor domain-containing protein, giving the protein MKTSLVSSLIFLIPYISFSQTLENKISGKVSDPSQQPIPGASIILTNIQEHSLNNGISDTTGNFTFQHLKDGRYLLQATFFGYGTYISDTIQLYRNIHQKINIVLIPKAQQLNEVSVTSDPSVIEIKPDRITFNVSKSPTATGMNIIELLQRTPGVSVGKDDAVSINGKGKAKIYINNKLINLSEQELTTLLRGMNSDNIESIDVIKNPSAKYDAAGGAGIINITLKRGKKEGWNAALTTGVNIGQTPKSNQSAAVSFAKNKLQFSGSYNINSGKYFDRQKFDRYQANQSFQQQADGTDKKTYQNIQASLNYQITPKTNLGTAFQGNLGNGRYNLLSETDIGSGGHNTPDSLLLSASDQTYNRKNFLYNLNITQRISDGHNISGDISYGKYNASSNSQLTNKYVTNNNQPLASYFFKSDAPMTVDIYSAKIDYSGNMKNGKLEGGAQWNMVKSNSAFHTTNQMAGQKTDSSSTNVKYNESIYAGYINYNFNIGKKVNVIAGIRGELTNTELDYASTAHRENNANTYNYFQLFPNFTFTYNVTDENILTLAYNRRIDRPAYHNMNPFEEKVDELISERGNPFLKPQYVNNIELGYILNQHLSVGLGYTTTSNLIIEFMDTVQRNKAFLTHINLPKQQAVNLNINGSFDILPFWTLTCNISGGYISYHASFRENNQVRQYGAFFQTNLQQSFRISETIRAEINGWYASPKIDGTWKNLSAGAFDIGIQKDILKKKGNIKVALVDVANTQKWRANNLNEILTFNIDSKKESRQLRLYFTYRIGGKPVETKSRNAGTQGATNRLKL